A region from the Parabacteroides sp. FAFU027 genome encodes:
- a CDS encoding thiamine pyrophosphate-dependent enzyme, which produces MKEQLLLGAEAVAVAAIDAGISGVYAYPGTPSTEITEYIQKSKEARERKVRCRWSANEKTAYEAALGMSYAGKRSMVCMKHVGLNVAADAFINSAITGINGGMVVVVADDPSMHSSQNEQDTRVYGKFAFLPLMEPSNQQEVYESVQYAFEMSETVKLPVLLRVTTRLSHSRAIVKRTEIKAQNALNPDTDKRKWILLPAIARMRYSNLLSAQSELVKLSESSKFNRVVEGTGSKGVIAFGIAFNYVMEVKQTQNLDIPVLKVSQYPLPEKQIKEFIDKYDEILIAEEGYPVYEEFLRGFSDNKKLRGRLDGTLPRMGELSPDAMAKALGVAGIQPKAIPSVVVSRPPELCKGCSHRDLFEELNAVLSGYEQKHVFGDIGCYTLGALKPYEAINTCVDMGASVTMAKGAADAGLHPAVAVIGDSTFTHSGITGLLDCVNDKSAVTIIISDNSTTAMTGGQDSAGTNKLFDICKGIGVDEKHIRTLIPLKSNLEENIAALKEEFEYQGVSVILATRECVQVAARNKKAKK; this is translated from the coding sequence ATGAAAGAACAACTTCTGTTGGGCGCAGAGGCAGTAGCCGTTGCCGCCATCGATGCCGGTATCTCCGGCGTTTATGCCTATCCGGGCACCCCTTCAACTGAGATCACAGAATATATACAGAAATCGAAAGAAGCGAGAGAGCGTAAAGTTCGTTGCCGTTGGTCTGCCAATGAAAAGACGGCCTACGAAGCTGCTTTGGGTATGTCGTATGCAGGCAAGCGCAGCATGGTGTGTATGAAGCACGTGGGACTGAATGTGGCTGCCGATGCATTTATCAACTCGGCCATTACCGGGATTAACGGCGGCATGGTAGTCGTTGTTGCCGATGACCCGTCGATGCACTCTTCACAAAACGAGCAGGATACCCGTGTGTATGGTAAATTTGCCTTCTTACCATTGATGGAGCCATCTAATCAACAGGAAGTTTACGAGTCGGTACAATATGCTTTCGAGATGTCTGAAACCGTTAAGCTTCCGGTATTGTTGCGCGTAACCACCCGTCTGTCGCACTCTCGCGCCATTGTAAAACGCACCGAAATAAAAGCACAGAATGCGCTTAATCCCGATACAGATAAGAGGAAATGGATTTTGCTTCCGGCTATTGCGCGGATGCGTTATTCCAACCTGTTAAGTGCGCAAAGTGAGCTGGTAAAACTATCCGAAAGTTCAAAATTCAACCGTGTGGTAGAAGGAACCGGCTCCAAAGGAGTGATTGCTTTCGGTATTGCCTTCAACTATGTGATGGAGGTGAAACAGACTCAGAATCTGGACATTCCGGTGCTAAAAGTGTCACAATATCCTTTGCCCGAAAAGCAAATCAAAGAATTTATTGATAAATACGACGAAATACTCATCGCTGAAGAGGGATATCCTGTGTATGAGGAGTTCCTGAGAGGATTCAGTGATAACAAAAAACTGAGAGGTCGTCTGGATGGAACGTTGCCACGAATGGGCGAACTTTCACCCGATGCCATGGCGAAAGCTCTTGGCGTGGCGGGTATTCAACCTAAAGCAATTCCATCAGTAGTGGTAAGCCGCCCACCGGAATTGTGTAAGGGCTGTAGCCACCGTGATTTATTCGAAGAGTTGAATGCGGTATTGAGCGGATATGAGCAGAAACACGTATTCGGTGATATCGGTTGTTACACCCTGGGCGCACTAAAGCCTTATGAAGCAATCAACACCTGCGTGGACATGGGCGCTTCTGTTACCATGGCCAAAGGTGCTGCTGATGCCGGATTGCACCCTGCCGTTGCTGTCATCGGCGACTCCACATTTACCCATTCGGGAATCACCGGTCTGCTGGATTGCGTGAATGATAAATCGGCGGTAACCATTATCATTTCCGATAACTCTACTACAGCGATGACCGGTGGTCAGGATTCTGCAGGTACCAACAAGCTATTTGACATCTGTAAAGGTATCGGGGTGGACGAAAAACATATCCGGACCTTGATTCCATTGAAAAGCAACCTGGAAGAAAATATCGCAGCACTGAAAGAAGAATTTGAATATCAGGGTGTGTCTGTTATTCTGGCTACACGGGAATGTGTGCAGGTAGCAGCTCGTAATAAAAAGGCTAAAAAATAA
- a CDS encoding indolepyruvate oxidoreductase subunit beta translates to MIKNIIIAGVGGQGILTIASIIDLAAMHNGLYVKQAEVHGMSQRGGEVQSHLRISNQEIYSDLIPMGKADLILSVEPMEALRYLPYLSETGTIVTATEAFKNIPNYPDEAELAKSIDQSAKTLFVNAHNLAVEVGNPKSYNIVMLGAAAPFIGIDAQQIEWAIGQLFGAKGEEVVTLNVAAFHKGLALAKEFIK, encoded by the coding sequence ATGATCAAGAATATCATCATAGCAGGTGTAGGAGGACAAGGTATCCTCACCATTGCATCCATTATAGATTTGGCAGCCATGCACAATGGTTTGTATGTAAAACAGGCAGAGGTTCACGGTATGAGCCAGCGCGGCGGTGAAGTGCAATCGCATTTACGCATCTCGAATCAGGAGATCTATTCAGACCTGATTCCTATGGGAAAAGCCGATTTGATTCTTTCCGTTGAACCGATGGAAGCATTGCGCTACCTCCCCTATTTATCTGAAACCGGAACAATCGTAACAGCAACCGAAGCATTTAAGAATATCCCCAACTATCCCGATGAAGCAGAACTGGCAAAAAGCATTGATCAAAGTGCCAAAACGCTGTTTGTGAACGCTCACAACCTGGCGGTGGAAGTAGGTAATCCCAAGTCATACAACATTGTAATGCTTGGAGCCGCTGCACCATTTATCGGCATTGATGCTCAACAAATAGAATGGGCTATCGGCCAACTATTCGGCGCAAAAGGAGAAGAAGTGGTAACACTGAATGTAGCTGCTTTCCATAAAGGGCTGGCATTAGCAAAAGAATTTATAAAGTAA
- a CDS encoding phenylacetate--CoA ligase family protein, which produces MYWNESIECADRQTLVEIQNERFLKMIERIQNVPFYRNKFKELGINPADIKSIDQLKDLPFTNKYDLRDNYPFGLFAVPQSEVVRVHASSGTTGRPTVVGYTQNDIDMWREVVARSLTMAGVSKKDLIQIAYGYGLFTGGLGIHYGAETVGASVIPISGGNTMKQLQLMEDFGSTVIACTPSYAAFLGESIEKSGIDKDKIKLKTGVFGAEPWSEELRDVIQKSLGIKAFNIYGLSEVIGPGVSMECECQCGSHIHEDHFIPEIINPETGEVLPYGEVGELVFTTITKEAMPLLRYRTRDLTRLFIDKCDCGRTLVRMDRIMGRTDDMLIIRGVNVFPTQVESVLLEMEETSPNYQLVVKRENNLDTLEIKVEVNEQFWTDEIKVIEGLKKKIHHNISSLLGLSATIKLVEPHSIERSEGKAKRVIDNRNL; this is translated from the coding sequence ATGTACTGGAATGAATCAATCGAGTGCGCCGACCGCCAGACGCTCGTCGAAATTCAAAATGAGCGGTTTCTAAAAATGATCGAACGGATACAGAATGTTCCGTTTTACCGTAATAAGTTTAAAGAACTGGGCATCAACCCGGCCGATATTAAAAGTATCGACCAGTTGAAAGACCTGCCTTTTACCAACAAATATGACCTGCGCGACAACTATCCGTTCGGGTTGTTTGCCGTACCGCAAAGCGAGGTAGTCAGAGTACACGCATCAAGTGGTACGACTGGTCGCCCTACGGTGGTGGGCTACACACAGAACGACATCGATATGTGGCGTGAAGTGGTGGCTCGCTCATTGACCATGGCCGGCGTTTCTAAGAAAGACCTGATTCAGATTGCATACGGTTATGGTCTGTTTACCGGCGGGTTAGGCATTCATTACGGAGCTGAAACAGTAGGCGCTTCAGTAATTCCCATTTCAGGAGGAAATACGATGAAACAGTTGCAACTGATGGAAGACTTCGGCTCAACCGTTATTGCCTGTACCCCGTCTTATGCCGCTTTTTTGGGCGAGAGTATCGAAAAATCAGGCATTGACAAAGACAAAATAAAACTGAAAACCGGTGTTTTTGGGGCAGAGCCCTGGTCTGAAGAGTTACGGGATGTCATTCAGAAATCGTTAGGGATAAAAGCATTCAACATCTACGGACTAAGTGAAGTGATCGGCCCGGGGGTTTCTATGGAATGTGAATGCCAGTGCGGCAGCCACATCCACGAGGATCATTTCATCCCGGAAATCATTAATCCTGAGACCGGAGAAGTATTGCCTTACGGCGAAGTGGGCGAACTGGTATTTACCACCATCACGAAAGAGGCAATGCCTTTGCTGCGCTACCGTACCCGCGACCTGACCCGACTCTTTATTGATAAATGCGATTGTGGCCGCACCCTCGTGCGTATGGACCGCATCATGGGCCGTACCGACGATATGCTGATTATCCGTGGGGTGAATGTATTCCCAACTCAGGTGGAATCGGTATTGCTGGAGATGGAAGAGACCTCGCCAAACTATCAGTTGGTGGTTAAACGCGAAAACAACCTTGATACACTGGAAATTAAAGTCGAAGTGAACGAGCAGTTCTGGACCGATGAAATCAAAGTCATTGAAGGACTGAAGAAGAAGATTCATCACAATATCTCAAGCCTGCTGGGCCTTAGTGCAACAATCAAACTGGTGGAACCACACAGTATTGAGCGTTCGGAAGGAAAAGCCAAGCGGGTGATTGATAACCGAAATCTTTAA
- a CDS encoding ACT domain-containing protein — translation MKIQQLSVFLEDRKGRLTELTKILAANDINITALSIADATDYGILRLIVGRPELAYKVLKEQGFSVNITEVACLIVPNEPGGLHKALSILSDNNIDIDYMYAFANNGKAQVVIRSASTDELIKVLQEHKVELLKASQIYQV, via the coding sequence ATGAAAATTCAACAACTCTCAGTTTTTCTGGAAGACAGAAAAGGTCGTTTGACTGAACTGACAAAAATATTGGCAGCCAACGATATAAACATTACAGCATTGAGCATTGCCGATGCTACGGATTATGGAATACTACGACTAATTGTAGGACGTCCCGAACTGGCTTATAAAGTACTGAAGGAACAGGGTTTTTCGGTAAATATCACCGAAGTGGCCTGTCTTATTGTACCTAACGAACCAGGCGGATTACATAAGGCTTTGAGTATTTTGTCGGACAATAATATCGATATTGATTACATGTACGCCTTTGCAAACAATGGAAAAGCCCAGGTGGTGATCCGTTCGGCGTCAACGGATGAGTTGATAAAGGTGTTGCAGGAACATAAGGTAGAGTTACTGAAAGCAAGCCAGATCTATCAGGTGTAA
- a CDS encoding PaaI family thioesterase has product MSMLDKFKSYFKNDRFAAHNGIELVDCRPGFAKVQVLIRPHHLNAAHVVHGGMIFTLADFACGAAANAHGLVTLSISSAISNLAKGTIGKLTAEAIEISRSNKLCTYDVNVYDDFETLIANFKGTCYITKAEIDFDSPVKEKSFQPTSAEITQERD; this is encoded by the coding sequence ATGTCAATGCTGGATAAGTTTAAAAGCTATTTCAAAAACGACCGGTTTGCTGCGCACAACGGCATTGAGCTGGTCGATTGCCGACCGGGATTTGCCAAAGTACAGGTGCTCATCCGGCCACATCATCTGAATGCAGCTCATGTGGTGCATGGCGGAATGATCTTTACCCTGGCTGATTTTGCTTGTGGTGCTGCTGCCAATGCTCATGGACTGGTAACCCTGTCAATCAGTTCGGCTATTTCAAATCTGGCCAAAGGGACTATTGGAAAACTTACTGCTGAAGCTATTGAGATTTCACGCAGCAATAAGCTTTGTACTTATGACGTCAATGTTTATGATGATTTCGAAACATTGATCGCCAACTTTAAGGGAACTTGCTACATTACCAAAGCTGAAATCGATTTTGATTCTCCTGTAAAGGAGAAGTCATTTCAGCCTACCAGTGCTGAAATAACACAAGAACGAGACTAA